The following nucleotide sequence is from Solanum dulcamara chromosome 7, daSolDulc1.2, whole genome shotgun sequence.
CCCTCAAAAGGACTCAAATTCTGCTCCAAGGCAGACGTTCTTCACTATCTTAGCAGTGTTGACAGTAATTTTTCTAAGAGTTCTAATACGaaggaaatggagaagaaaggCACCGAAAAGGTCTCATTGGTTAATTTGTATTTTCTACCAATGTAGTGCAGCCTTCTTTTCCCCCTTTTGTGTGGGGAACCTCCTTTATGTGAAGTTCTCTCCTTTTGTATTGGCCCTTACAGTTTCTTTGTTTTCAACGATATAGTGTTTTACTGAGAAGACTGCATCAGAAGGGTTGCCACCAGGATGGATTAAGGAAATGAAGGTCAGGAGAAAGGGGCGCAAAATCAGGAAAGATCCGGTACTAATTCcctattatttgttattttaatgCCTACCAGCTTAGCAATTACTGGAAATGCAAATCCTTAACCTCTATTTTAAGTTCAAACTTACTCCTTGGTTTCTCTTTCAGTTGCATTCTACTGGAAATATGTACTTATGTGATTACTTAATTGCCTTTGCAGTATTATATTGATCCTGTCAGCGGACAGACTTTCCGCTCTATGAAGCAAGTTTCTCTGTTCCTTGAAACTAGAGAGCCGGGAAGGTTTGAATCCACGCCCAATGATCGATGTCCTGATGCATTAAAACTGGAAGAACCTTCTTCTTCTGTAAGTGAATGTTTTTTGCATGCTTACTCTCATTTACGGGTATTATCCTTTACTTTGATAGTTAAAATCCATATGTTTTCATAAGCTAGTTAGAATCCAAGACGTCCTGTTAACAATGATTATGGAGGTCATTAGTTAGTAAAGAAATATGGtatcaaagaaaattaaattatatgatGAAATTACACCTCAAATTACTGGAATTTAGATACCTCTGTTAGTGGAAGTGGTGGTATTCATATTTTTTCACCAACTTGGCATAAAAAGAGTATGTCCTGTTCATACCATACAAGGCTTATTTAAACATCTGTAAACAAACTGTTTACATCCAACTCAAGGAAACTTTGTGAGGTTCTGGATATTAGCTGATCCAACTTTGAGGGGAAACCTCCAAAAAAAGAGTCATTTCTTTCCATTGTCTTTTTGTCATGCTAAATGTCTGTTGGTGATTCCAGATCTGTTGCATCGTCTGGTCTCCTTTTCCTTTATAAAACTAGTGGAGATCAGACTCTTAATAGAGTACATTCTTCATCAGATAATTAAACTTCATGACCTCCCTTTATTATAATCATTTGAAACTGTTCATTTGTAATCCCATTGCACACAGGGCACACTCCACTCATAaaactaataaggaagaattcAAACCACTTAGTCATGCTTCAAATCTCCATGGTAATTCTTGATGAgctaatatttttgtttgtttctgGTATTCGCTAGTTTCCTGCCGAAGCTGACAAGCAGATATCACTAGACAGTGATGCATCCGGCAAGGAAGCTAATTTGAATCAGAAGCCGAAGTTGGGTGCTGAACATATGGCGCATTCCAGTTGCATAGAAGGCGGTATGTCATCCTTCGAAGGTATTTGGAGACTCCTAATGTTTCTGTTTCATATGGAGTATTTAATGTTGTATTTATGCTCTTAAGTCATCTATTTATTGTAAGCTTCCTTCCATTCCTCCGGTACAAATTTCCTTGTGAAttcaagaattaatttattGCTGAAATTCTTGGGGAAAATGCTTTTAATATGTTGGAATTAAAATTCTTTTGATGCTGCAGCCTCTGGATGGGTCAAAGAGATATCATTTCATGTCATGAAAATTCAAATACAGCCACTAGATATCAAATGTTTTGAAGTAGTTTATTAAAACGCCTAATTTGGAAGTGAGAAATATTGCAGGTTTTGGAGATGCTGTAGCAGAGAACGCAGCAGAGGAGAATGTTGGTAAAGTTGTTTCAGATCCTGCAAGTGGAGAACATCAAGAACAGGAAGATGATGGTGAAGTTGTCTCGGATACTGCAAGTGGAGAACCTCAAGAAAAGGAGGATGATGGTAAAGTTATTTCAGATCCTGCTAGTGGAGAACATCAAGAAAAGGAGCATGATGGCAAAGTTGTCTTGGATACTGCAAGTGGAGGACATTACAAAAAGGAAGATGATGGTAAAGTTGTTTCAGAACGTGTAAGTGGAGAAAGTCAAGAAAAGGCATCACGAGATGGAGTGGAAAAGCATGACCAGAAAACAATTCAgcagaaaagaaaaaagggtaTGAACTTGCCTCGCAGAGCATCAAAACGGCTTGCTGGTATTAAAGCTGATACATCTCTTAAGCTCCAAACAAATAATCAAGCCCATCCAACTTCAGTAAGACAGGAGGAGGGGACACAAGCTGCCACCTCTGATAACCCTTTGAATTTTATTAATACCAGTAAGCATGTTGCAACTGCAGTAACTGCTATTACCATCAGCCAGAAGGTAGAAACTGGGTGTATGACCATTAAAAAGCAACAGAGTCTTGTTACTTCACCACAAATGGAGCGAGAGAAGCCCTCTGCAGCTGAACCTGGAAAAACTGTCCTCACTACCTGTGAAGGCGATAAGAAAGGTGAAATAGTTCTTGAGTCGTCTTTAAGTGATCTTTGGACGGACCCCTGCATAGAATTTGCAATAAAAACTCTAACCGGCACAATTCCAGtcataaatgaaaagaaagtgGATGATATCCCAGGTTCTAGTTCGAGCAGGCCTGCTGTTAATACTCCTCCCTCTGTGGGCTTACCTTCTGACGAGATATGGGCAGATCCTTGCTTCATGTTTGCAGTCAAGACTCTTACTGGTGAAATACCAATAGGAGATGACTTGTGTTCTCAGAAGATAGTCCAGCAGCAATGCACTTCATCACAGTTCCAAGGAAATAATGGCATAGTATTACCAAACATCAGATTTGAAGAGTTTGGCCAGGCTAATCTTTCGCGCTACGCAGCACCAGAAATGTCTTCGTACAAGCAACAGCCTGCAGTAGCCCCTAATGCATACCAGAATCGTTGGTTCGCAAAATTTGGTTCTCATCGGCCTTCACCACTTTGTTGAGAAGCATCATGGTAGATTGTAACCTAGCTTAGGAAGTTCAACCTAGCTTGCAGTAATATCATTATTATAGCTAAAGTGCCTAAGTTAGCATCAGGCTCAAATTTTCAAGGTACTAAAAACTATGATGTAAAAGCATTAACCACAAACTGCCTGTTCCATGTAATTGTTATtgtaaaattttatgttatgcAGCTTTTCATTTTACTGCATAgaccaaagaagaagaaaaagagcaTGGATAAAAGGTACATACTCACAGAATTCAAAGTATCCCTGTAAAACATTTTAATTGGTATAATATAACAATCTGCTCATACCCATAGAATTCGAAATAcgaacaaaaaataattaaattgataTATCACGAAAAATATCGAAACTATTGTAATGATATTACTGCATCCCTCTaactaaattaaagtaaaataaattagGAACATACCTCATTCTATGTTCATAGTGCAATTACAAAATGAATCCCTTACCATATGATGAAGCTTCAAACACTCACTAGAAGAGATTAAAATATAACGCGGAGTTTGAAGATTAGAGTTACATCTACAAGAGATGAgaggttttttattttttcaagtatcaAATACCTCTACTAAGAAAAAAATCTCACAGAGTTGTTTCATAGTATGGTTTTcacaaaggatattatctatgaaTGGGAGtgttttatgaaatattatACGAATGTTCACTAATCTTCTCCGTGATGTACAGTTAATACTCCACTACTCCACACACCATTATAGATATAACTCTCATACTCTTTAACCTCCCCATGATCTTCATGATTAATGCTATATTATAACAACAGTTTGTATACGGTATATCTCTGTGAACACTATTACAGATAACATAAGACCTCATATTGAATAACAATTGGAACACTTtctgaaaaaaatgagaaaatctctACAGTGATCTCTCCTCTTGTCTCTCTTTATTTGCTTTGTTTTTAGGTTGATTTtgtaacattttttaaaaaaaataaagaattgtaTATTCTAAACATTTTTTCAGCTTTGTGCCTTTTTAGCTactatttcaaaatttaatgaaTTTTGTGTTAAAAAAAGATAGTTAGGTGTGTAAAACAGCAATAGTTACGTGATAGAAAATATCCTTGTGCTGATTTATTTCGGCCCATTAACTTCATATAGTAACATTTTGAAGTTCCTTTTGTTCGTCGACGTTCATTATACACTTGGCCTGAGCATCTATTTCCGGCGATCTCCTTCCCATCCCTTTCTCCGCGAAATCGAGTTCTaggttttttctctttctctctctacctATACAATCTCTCATATGCGCTCTTTAATAGGAAAAAACCTAATCCAGACGACTTCGGTTGTAATTTTTTGTGGATGCTCTGCCACATGAAGAAATTCATATCTACgtttttttcaaaacaaaaaaaattacgaGTTAATCTGCCTTCTTATTTGCTAACCAGGTGATATTGGCTCCCAAAATCATGATTGTTATTCTGCTTTTTAGGATACTGTTAATTGTTTTTAGGAGAAAATTTTCTCATTTACTGAAATCCTCCCAATTAATCAAACAAGTGAATGGTCGATTTTAGGTTATAATTATCTAATATCAATATCCAGGTTCTATCAGAAACAACCTTCTGTGTGTGTACACTCTACCTTCCCTAGGTTCTacttgtgttgttgttgttgattgtctCATATTAATAAGCATATTGATTTATTATAATCTATGTGGTCTCCGGGCGCTTATCATCCCTATACCTTCCAAATGAAAAACAATTACTAAATAGTATAATGTAATCTATTAAAAACTAAGCAATTTGCTAACCAAATAATGTGTGGAGGAGTGAGTGAGAGGGGAGGGGGATTTAAGTGTAAAGGGATTGTAAATGTTGGCTGGTAAGTAGAACATTCTCATTGGTCTGTTGGAACCTGCAACTTATTATTTGGTCCATTCATGATATTATCTTAAATGAacccttgtttttttttttttttatcaaaggAAGATTTGACaaatgttctttttttttttttacttttgttgGTTCAGGATAACCAGTTAGACTGCAACTGCTCGAAGGATTGATTCACATTGAGAAAATGAAGTAATGTCTTTTCCTCTTCTGCAAATTCTGTTTACATCTTGCGCTCACTTAAACTCAGATTCAGTTTCTAAATGAATGTCACATAGACAAGATTGAGAAAAGAAATACTGTATGCACATATTAATTTATTGTAAGTAGACTGAATGTGTTGTTTGGGACCCAAAACCTTTTCATGCTTTCTCTTGTATATGTGCTCCATAACATGTTTAATACCTTGAgttaagctttactttatcacaaaacaaaaaaacagtTACCTTGACTATATTATTGCAAGCTTAGTTATTTTTGGGGTGCTTAGTGGTGCTAATGTTGTGTTCTGATCatgattttattgttgttttatcTGTTCTTCTGAGAAAACTGGACCTATTTTGGTCTGCCCGTGGTATGAGTATTGTTAGCAATGCAAATTTAATTGCTTCAAACATTTTCTGTTGGTGTAGAAGGGGACATGTAAAGTGGGATGAGGCAAATTTGGGAGAAATTGAGGCAAATAAACCGGTGAGGCAGAAAATTACTGAACCAAAGACACCATATCACTGCATGATTGATGATGATGGTATGTTCTTGAAATTGACTCTTCTTTTTCTGTCCGTTTGTCTCAgatctaattttttttgtctcATGCAAGCTTCACACATTGATCAAATAATGTGTTGGTGAGCCCTGAGCTGTCATTTTCTGCCTCTCACA
It contains:
- the LOC129895340 gene encoding methyl-CpG-binding domain-containing protein 13, with product MGKKRALPNWLPAGWKVEVRARKKGKKEKWYIDPSKGLKFCSKADVLHYLSSVDSNFSKSSNTKEMEKKGTEKCFTEKTASEGLPPGWIKEMKVRRKGRKIRKDPYYIDPVSGQTFRSMKQVSLFLETREPGRFESTPNDRCPDALKLEEPSSSFPAEADKQISLDSDASGKEANLNQKPKLGAEHMAHSSCIEGGMSSFEGFGDAVAENAAEENVGKVVSDPASGEHQEQEDDGEVVSDTASGEPQEKEDDGKVISDPASGEHQEKEHDGKVVLDTASGGHYKKEDDGKVVSERVSGESQEKASRDGVEKHDQKTIQQKRKKGMNLPRRASKRLAGIKADTSLKLQTNNQAHPTSVRQEEGTQAATSDNPLNFINTSKHVATAVTAITISQKVETGCMTIKKQQSLVTSPQMEREKPSAAEPGKTVLTTCEGDKKGEIVLESSLSDLWTDPCIEFAIKTLTGTIPVINEKKVDDIPGSSSSRPAVNTPPSVGLPSDEIWADPCFMFAVKTLTGEIPIGDDLCSQKIVQQQCTSSQFQGNNGIVLPNIRFEEFGQANLSRYAAPEMSSYKQQPAVAPNAYQNRWFAKFGSHRPSPLC